The DNA segment AGCTCCGGCGGTAATCCCAATAATATCCGGTGAAGCGAGAGGGTTTCTGACCATCCCTTGGAGTATTCCGCCAGCTACGGCAAGTGACATTCCAACAAACAATGCCAAAATGATTCTTGGGAGGCGAAAGTCAACGACGACAAGTTGATCTAACTCTGTTCCACCCCCAAAGAGCACTTTTAGGACAGCAAGGGGAGTCAACTTCACATCTCCTAATCCTGCGCTCATTATAAACACCCCTGCAATGATAAGAAGAAGGATACTTAATATGATCGTTATCTTGTTTTTACATTTGAAGACTAGTTTACGCATGTTCATGATTGGTTACCTCCTCCTTTTCTAGCTATGTAGATAAAGAAAGGTGTACCTATGAATGCTGTCATCACACCTACTGGTACTTCCTGCGGCATTATAATGTATCTTGCACCAATATCGGCACCTAACAGCAGGATCCCGCCTAACAAACCTGAGAAAGGGAGAAGCCAACGATGATCCGTGCCAATAATACGCCTCGCAATATGGGGAATGACGATACCTATGAACCCTATTGGTCCGGCAATCGCTACGGAACTGCCTGCTAATAAGATAACAAGTACGCCAACAACAATTTTAATCAGACCCACCTTTAAACCTAGTCCCTTTGCTAAGTCATCTCCCATTGCTAGTACATTCATTTTAGAAGAAATAAGTAAGGTGACCGTCCATCCAACTAATAAGTATGGAAGAACCGAAAGCAATACTTCAAGCTTTCTTCCTTGAACAGAACCGGAGAGCCAAAATAATACCTGTTCAAAAGCCGCTTCATTCGTAACTAATAAACCTTGAGTAAAGGAAGCAAATAATGCTGTCATAGCCGCCCCCGCAAGTGTTAGTTTCATCGGAGTTAATCCCTCACGCCCTGCCGAACCGATAACATAAACACCAACAGCCGCGACAGCTGCTCCAAGTAACGAGATCCATGTGAAACTTTGCAGGTTGGTGATTTGCATAAATGTTACAGCGATGACGACTGCAAAACCTGCCCCTGCATTAATTCCTAAAATACTCGGTGAAGCTAATGGGTTTCTCGTTAGTGTTTGCATCAAAACTCCCGCTATTGCCAGGGACGCACCAACAGAAGCAGCTATAAGTGCTCTTGGTAAACGTATCGTTTGAATAATGATGTGTTCTTCAGATTCATTGAATTGTGTAAACGCTTTATATGAAGTTTGAATCGATGTATCGGTATAACCTAAAATAATACTCAATCCAATGAAAAACAGTAAAAGTATA comes from the Halobacillus shinanisalinarum genome and includes:
- a CDS encoding FecCD family ABC transporter permease, producing MIEKSTYKGISVIVTFILLLFFIGLSIILGYTDTSIQTSYKAFTQFNESEEHIIIQTIRLPRALIAASVGASLAIAGVLMQTLTRNPLASPSILGINAGAGFAVVIAVTFMQITNLQSFTWISLLGAAVAAVGVYVIGSAGREGLTPMKLTLAGAAMTALFASFTQGLLVTNEAAFEQVLFWLSGSVQGRKLEVLLSVLPYLLVGWTVTLLISSKMNVLAMGDDLAKGLGLKVGLIKIVVGVLVILLAGSSVAIAGPIGFIGIVIPHIARRIIGTDHRWLLPFSGLLGGILLLGADIGARYIIMPQEVPVGVMTAFIGTPFFIYIARKGGGNQS